The following are encoded in a window of Psychrobacter sp. P11F6 genomic DNA:
- the accC gene encoding acetyl-CoA carboxylase biotin carboxylase subunit, with the protein MIKKLLIANRGEIALRIVRACKALGIETVGVYSTADANLMHLRFVDEAICIGKPNANQSYLDINTILTAAEITGADAIHPGYGFLAENAEFAERVEEAGLTFVGPNADHIRLMGNKVSAINAMKKAGVPTVPGSVGAVTLHNAEEQARHIGFPLLIKAASGGGGRGMRVVERFEEVIGQVQAAKQEAELWFGDDTVYMERYLQNPRHVEIQVLGDGNGNAIHLYDRDCSLQRRHQKVLEEAPAPDIPDDVRQPILDACVKACELVKYRGAGTFEFLFENNEYFFIEMNTRVQVEHPVTEMITGIDVVVEQLKIAAGYGLSYRQSEIEIQGHAIECRINAEDPATFMPCPGTVTQLFAPSGAGVRFDSHLYPGYEIPSYYDSLIGKLICHGQTRQQAVSKTLHALDELVIEGIKTNIPLHRDVILADDNFIHEAQNIHYLERELLTGNKKKADV; encoded by the coding sequence ATGATAAAAAAACTGCTCATCGCCAATAGAGGTGAGATTGCCCTACGTATCGTTCGAGCCTGCAAAGCCCTTGGCATAGAGACCGTCGGTGTCTACTCCACAGCTGATGCAAACTTGATGCACCTGCGCTTTGTTGATGAGGCAATCTGTATTGGCAAACCCAATGCCAATCAAAGCTATCTTGATATCAATACTATTTTAACCGCAGCTGAAATCACTGGTGCCGACGCTATCCATCCGGGTTATGGTTTTTTGGCTGAAAATGCTGAATTCGCTGAACGCGTCGAAGAAGCAGGTCTCACTTTCGTTGGTCCTAATGCTGATCATATTCGATTAATGGGCAATAAAGTCTCTGCCATTAATGCGATGAAAAAAGCTGGCGTACCGACCGTCCCTGGTTCAGTGGGCGCGGTAACGTTGCATAATGCTGAAGAGCAAGCACGCCATATCGGCTTTCCGTTATTGATTAAAGCCGCTTCTGGCGGCGGCGGTCGCGGTATGCGCGTGGTTGAGCGCTTCGAAGAAGTCATTGGTCAAGTACAGGCTGCTAAGCAAGAAGCTGAGCTGTGGTTTGGCGATGATACTGTATATATGGAACGCTACCTACAAAATCCGCGCCACGTAGAGATACAAGTGCTTGGCGATGGTAATGGTAATGCCATTCACTTATACGATCGAGATTGTTCATTGCAACGTCGTCACCAAAAAGTATTAGAAGAAGCCCCTGCGCCTGATATCCCTGATGATGTACGTCAGCCTATCTTGGACGCTTGCGTCAAAGCATGTGAGTTGGTGAAATATCGCGGTGCGGGTACTTTTGAGTTTTTATTTGAAAATAATGAATACTTTTTTATTGAGATGAATACTCGTGTGCAAGTTGAGCATCCGGTAACTGAGATGATTACTGGCATCGACGTGGTCGTCGAGCAGCTAAAAATTGCAGCCGGCTACGGCTTGTCTTATCGTCAAAGCGAGATTGAGATTCAAGGTCATGCCATTGAATGTCGCATCAATGCTGAAGACCCAGCGACCTTTATGCCTTGTCCTGGTACAGTCACTCAGTTATTTGCCCCCAGTGGTGCTGGTGTACGCTTTGACTCGCACCTCTATCCGGGCTATGAGATTCCAAGCTATTATGACTCATTGATTGGCAAGCTTATCTGCCATGGTCAAACGCGCCAGCAAGCCGTCTCTAAGACGCTGCATGCACTCGATGAATTGGTGATTGAAGGTATTAAAACCAATATCCCGCTGCATCGCGATGTCATTTTGGCAGATGACAATTTTATTCACGAAGCACAAAATATTCATTACCTTGAAAGAGAGCTTCTAACTGGCAATAAAAAGAAGGCGGATGTATAA
- the accB gene encoding acetyl-CoA carboxylase biotin carboxyl carrier protein translates to MDIEKIRTLIALMEESELVNLEISSDDEHISLTRHYDAPAPTMMAAPAAGITPITAEAKPAVKAGSVETSPMVGVYYSAPSPNDPPFVKVGQKVQAGDTLGIIEAMKIMNPLEATQSGVVDEILVNNSEVVQFGQPVIRYRA, encoded by the coding sequence ATGGATATTGAAAAAATACGCACCCTAATCGCCCTCATGGAAGAAAGTGAACTGGTTAATTTAGAAATCAGCTCAGATGATGAACACATCAGCTTAACTCGTCACTATGATGCGCCTGCACCGACCATGATGGCCGCACCTGCTGCTGGCATTACCCCTATCACTGCTGAAGCAAAGCCAGCGGTAAAAGCGGGTAGCGTTGAGACATCGCCGATGGTTGGTGTTTATTACTCAGCCCCTAGCCCTAATGATCCGCCATTCGTAAAGGTCGGACAAAAGGTGCAAGCTGGTGACACATTGGGCATCATCGAAGCCATGAAAATTATGAATCCTCTTGAGGCAACGCAAAGTGGTGTCGTTGACGAAATCTTAGTCAATAATTCCGAAGTGGTACAGTTTGGTCAACCCGTCATACGCTATAGAGCTTAA
- a CDS encoding MATE family efflux transporter, translated as MVFPLSFRDFKSYSLRLGVLALPILITQFCQAALGVVDAIMAGQVSALDLAAVAVGSGIWLPLFLLATGILIATTPLIGEAIGQNKHHQVPHITQQSLWTASVIGIMGFIIVNLAPNVLGIMGVPENIQPIATQYLHGVSFGFPALAVYAVLRSYCEALGRPEPVTVISIIGLLADIPLNYIFIHGLFGMPEMGGAGCGVATAIVLWINVLLLAAYTSFTKRQQFASTRFFYAFASPNRAQIKKLLKLGIPIGISIFFEASLFSLGALVISPLGELATASHQVALAVTSQLFMIPISVAMALTIMVSNRFGEKNLMALRQVQATGLIWTVLIALTCMLGIWLFRPQLAAAFSDNPAVITQSMHLLIFALGYQLFDGWQVNVAGILRGMQDTTIPMWVTLFCYWLVALPLGVYLVRFTDIGAQGFWMALITGLFLSSILLTLRLRYQQKRLTAMWG; from the coding sequence ATGGTTTTCCCATTATCTTTTAGAGATTTTAAAAGCTACAGCTTACGCTTAGGCGTGCTCGCGCTTCCTATTTTAATTACTCAGTTTTGCCAAGCAGCACTTGGTGTGGTCGATGCTATCATGGCAGGTCAAGTCTCCGCGCTTGATTTGGCTGCCGTCGCCGTTGGCTCTGGTATTTGGCTGCCGCTGTTTTTATTAGCCACTGGTATTTTAATCGCCACCACCCCTCTTATTGGTGAGGCGATTGGTCAAAATAAGCACCATCAAGTACCGCATATCACGCAGCAGTCTTTATGGACCGCCAGTGTCATTGGTATTATGGGCTTTATCATCGTTAATTTAGCACCCAATGTACTTGGGATCATGGGTGTGCCTGAAAACATCCAACCGATCGCAACGCAGTATTTGCATGGCGTGTCGTTTGGTTTTCCCGCACTGGCAGTCTATGCGGTACTACGCAGTTATTGCGAAGCACTTGGGCGGCCTGAGCCGGTGACAGTGATTAGTATTATCGGGCTACTTGCCGATATCCCCCTTAACTATATATTTATCCACGGTCTGTTCGGCATGCCCGAAATGGGCGGCGCAGGCTGCGGGGTCGCAACGGCAATTGTGTTATGGATAAATGTTTTATTACTGGCGGCTTATACCAGCTTTACTAAGCGACAGCAGTTTGCTAGCACGCGCTTCTTTTATGCCTTTGCCAGTCCTAATCGTGCACAGATTAAAAAGCTCCTTAAACTTGGTATTCCGATTGGTATCTCTATCTTTTTTGAAGCCAGTTTGTTCAGCTTGGGCGCTCTTGTTATCAGTCCATTAGGTGAGCTAGCAACCGCATCGCATCAGGTGGCATTAGCAGTGACCTCTCAGCTGTTTATGATTCCGATATCGGTCGCGATGGCACTGACAATCATGGTATCCAATCGTTTTGGCGAAAAAAACCTCATGGCGTTACGTCAAGTGCAAGCCACTGGTCTTATCTGGACAGTATTGATTGCACTCACGTGTATGCTTGGTATTTGGCTATTTAGGCCACAATTGGCAGCTGCATTCTCTGATAACCCAGCCGTTATCACGCAATCTATGCATTTACTTATTTTTGCCCTTGGTTATCAGCTGTTCGATGGCTGGCAAGTCAACGTCGCTGGTATATTGCGCGGCATGCAAGACACCACGATCCCAATGTGGGTCACGTTGTTTTGTTACTGGCTGGTGGCATTGCCACTCGGTGTTTATTTGGTGCGCTTCACCGATATAGGCGCACAAGGGTTTTGGATGGCATTAATCACAGGTTTATTCTTATCGTCTATTCTACTCACCCTACGCCTGCGCTATCAACAAAAGCGTCTGACGGCGATGTGGGGTTAA
- a CDS encoding EVE domain-containing protein gives MAYWLMKSNPKFFGIDDLQRLETDSWDGVRNYRARNFMRDEMQVGDKVFFYHSSAKPSGVAGIMTVSKAGYPDPCQFNPEHRHYDPIATEDEPRWYMVDVTFEQAFIDILPLSALKFLPALEDSLLMKKGCEQLTVIPLDAKHWYAIMDMAETLNLLSEQPVVR, from the coding sequence ATGGCTTATTGGTTGATGAAATCCAACCCCAAGTTTTTTGGTATTGATGATTTGCAACGCCTAGAGACCGACAGTTGGGATGGTGTGCGCAATTACCGCGCTCGTAACTTCATGCGTGACGAGATGCAGGTCGGCGACAAGGTGTTCTTTTATCACTCTAGCGCTAAGCCGTCTGGCGTCGCTGGCATCATGACGGTAAGCAAAGCAGGCTACCCTGACCCTTGCCAGTTCAATCCTGAGCACCGTCATTACGATCCTATTGCCACCGAAGATGAGCCACGATGGTATATGGTAGACGTCACTTTTGAGCAAGCATTTATTGATATTCTACCACTATCAGCCCTTAAATTTTTACCCGCACTTGAGGATTCATTATTAATGAAAAAAGGCTGTGAGCAACTTACCGTGATTCCACTAGACGCCAAACACTGGTACGCCATTATGGATATGGCAGAAACGCTTAATCTGCTATCTGAGCAACCAGTGGTTAGATAG
- the hemW gene encoding radical SAM family heme chaperone HemW, with product MSNITLAHFSDNLSISNNTVSGIQVSAIPLALYIHIPWCVKKCPYCDFNSHELPMDMQLSMYDEYVDALLSDAAMQQSLTQAREISSIFIGGGTPSLLPIAQYQRLFTGLRNIFKFADGIEVTMEANPGTLEHAPFAQYLEVGINRLSIGVQSFAADKLKTLGRIHDPAQALSAIRAARAAGFERVNVDLMHGLPQQTMNEALDDIQMAHDAGATHISWYQLTIEPNTVFYRSQPILPDEDNLADIEQAGQALLQQLGYHNYEVSAWAGASDKACRHNVNYWQFGDYLAIGAGAHGKVTIAHEASALTENGSKNDLLADSGIYRFSKSRLPKDYVDYQDIPDSSIKQSAPKMVGWQEIDSEELVSEFMLNALRLHDGVAWSMFTARTGLSDDDIAVQVAQLITQGLLVDNTERLQPTLLGQRYLNQILRAFL from the coding sequence ATGTCAAATATTACACTTGCTCATTTTTCTGATAACCTCAGCATCTCTAATAATACTGTGAGTGGGATACAGGTAAGTGCCATTCCACTGGCGCTTTATATTCATATCCCGTGGTGTGTCAAAAAATGCCCTTATTGTGATTTTAATTCGCATGAGCTGCCGATGGATATGCAACTATCTATGTATGACGAATATGTGGATGCGCTGCTGTCAGATGCCGCCATGCAGCAGTCGTTAACCCAAGCGCGTGAAATCAGTTCGATTTTTATCGGTGGTGGTACGCCTTCACTGCTACCCATTGCGCAATACCAGCGATTGTTTACTGGCTTACGTAACATTTTTAAGTTTGCTGATGGCATTGAAGTGACCATGGAAGCCAATCCGGGCACGCTTGAGCATGCGCCTTTTGCTCAATATTTAGAGGTGGGTATCAATCGTTTGTCGATAGGTGTACAAAGTTTTGCGGCTGATAAGCTCAAAACCCTTGGTCGCATACATGACCCTGCACAAGCATTGTCAGCGATTCGTGCGGCTCGCGCAGCTGGGTTTGAGCGAGTCAATGTCGATTTGATGCATGGGCTGCCGCAGCAAACGATGAATGAGGCGCTGGACGATATCCAGATGGCACATGATGCTGGGGCGACGCATATCTCTTGGTATCAATTAACGATTGAGCCCAACACCGTATTTTACCGCAGCCAGCCGATTTTGCCAGATGAGGATAACTTGGCAGATATTGAGCAGGCAGGTCAAGCGTTGTTGCAGCAATTGGGCTACCACAATTACGAAGTATCCGCGTGGGCAGGCGCGTCAGATAAAGCATGCCGTCACAATGTTAATTACTGGCAATTTGGTGACTACTTAGCGATTGGTGCAGGCGCACATGGTAAAGTAACGATTGCTCATGAAGCATCAGCATTAACAGAGAATGGCTCAAAGAATGACTTGCTAGCAGATTCTGGTATTTATCGTTTTAGTAAGTCACGATTGCCTAAAGATTATGTGGATTATCAAGATATCCCTGACTCTTCTATTAAACAAAGCGCACCAAAAATGGTGGGTTGGCAGGAAATTGATAGTGAGGAGTTGGTGAGTGAGTTTATGCTGAATGCGCTACGTCTACATGATGGCGTCGCTTGGTCGATGTTTACCGCAAGGACAGGGCTTAGTGATGATGATATTGCTGTACAAGTGGCGCAATTGATTACTCAGGGATTGCTAGTAGACAATACTGAACGACTACAGCCAACGCTATTGGGTCAACGTTATCTCAATCAGATATTGCGAGCTTTCTTATAA
- a CDS encoding entericidin A/B family lipoprotein translates to MKKLIIASLTAMFVLTGCNTFKGLGQDVSSAGEAVTGGAQDVQNKI, encoded by the coding sequence ATGAAAAAATTAATCATCGCATCTTTAACTGCTATGTTTGTTCTAACTGGTTGCAACACTTTTAAAGGTTTGGGCCAAGACGTATCAAGCGCTGGCGAAGCTGTTACTGGCGGCGCACAAGACGTACAAAATAAAATCTAA
- a CDS encoding tRNA (cytidine(34)-2'-O)-methyltransferase translates to MTTHVVLVAPKMPSNTGNIIRLCANTGAQLHLVRPLGFELDDKKLRRAGLDYHEYAHLQVHDDWAAAKLALQAADCHIVTALTTKLSKPFYDYDFSVQQMAAESDSALMPEQIPNVALVFGSETAGLADDIREDIGADHWLRLPMLADSRSLNLSNSVAICLYEVWRQQGFTGDEGRSIGYETLTVYDPK, encoded by the coding sequence ATGACCACTCATGTTGTGTTGGTAGCGCCCAAAATGCCTAGTAACACGGGCAATATTATCCGCTTATGTGCCAACACGGGCGCGCAGCTACACTTGGTCAGGCCATTAGGGTTTGAGCTTGATGATAAAAAGCTGCGGCGTGCAGGTTTGGATTATCATGAATACGCGCACCTACAAGTACATGATGATTGGGCAGCAGCAAAACTGGCGCTACAGGCAGCGGATTGTCATATTGTCACAGCATTGACCACTAAACTGAGCAAGCCTTTTTATGACTATGACTTTAGTGTGCAACAGATGGCTGCCGAATCTGATAGTGCTCTGATGCCTGAGCAGATACCTAATGTCGCCTTAGTATTTGGCTCTGAAACAGCAGGTCTGGCAGATGATATACGTGAAGATATCGGCGCTGATCACTGGTTGCGATTGCCTATGCTGGCTGATTCACGCAGTTTGAACTTATCGAATAGTGTGGCGATATGTCTGTATGAGGTCTGGCGTCAGCAAGGCTTCACTGGTGATGAAGGTCGTAGTATCGGGTATGAGACGTTGACAGTGTACGATCCAAAATAG
- a CDS encoding TusE/DsrC/DsvC family sulfur relay protein — MNNDNTINHDITAAINVELDQDGHLCDHNIWTPDVAQQLADTLEVHLETEHLQILQQVRAFFTQFNHAPATRPLIKWLQKTLPEHDISNQKLQQLFNTGLVARHVNRLAGLPKPPNCL, encoded by the coding sequence ATGAATAACGATAATACGATTAATCACGATATAACAGCGGCAATCAACGTTGAATTGGATCAAGACGGTCATTTATGTGACCATAATATCTGGACCCCTGATGTCGCTCAGCAATTGGCCGACACTCTAGAGGTGCATCTAGAAACTGAGCATTTACAAATTTTACAACAGGTACGGGCATTTTTTACTCAGTTTAATCACGCACCAGCCACGCGCCCACTGATTAAATGGTTACAGAAAACCTTGCCAGAGCATGATATTAGCAATCAGAAACTACAGCAGTTATTCAACACTGGCTTGGTTGCCCGCCATGTTAATCGCCTTGCCGGTCTGCCCAAACCACCCAACTGTTTGTAG